From the Halalkalicoccus sp. CGA53 genome, one window contains:
- the phnD gene encoding phosphate/phosphite/phosphonate ABC transporter substrate-binding protein, whose product MAVVGTAFAGCLGEDSGDDDVAADDDDTDGDYFDEFDPENPHGSLPQTAQTLFDNGFNEGSEEVLQEFEERDEPVHGNAPLDVEETGEDYIDPDTIYYAYGQGEDAVDIYQDAFDPLIENIEEETGRDCEFLTLDDPTAVVEAMRAERLHVSSVGAGTTPYIVNIGGSVPFTMLVDEGTFGYRLWTTAAVDNDNFRSIDDLVGQEVAHTTETSMSGNLAPRGLLPDEEGITPDEDYEVVYSDGHEMSLRGIEAGDYEVGQVASSIFGNMYSAGEIDPEDFRVIWMSDPFPSLPTGYRYNLEPEIVEGIQAAHFDYDYSGTSIEEELGEQTFIEFDYATHHHPILQVHAELGIEYEVGDL is encoded by the coding sequence ATGGCAGTAGTAGGAACTGCTTTCGCAGGATGTCTGGGCGAAGATTCCGGAGACGATGATGTTGCTGCAGATGACGACGACACAGACGGAGATTATTTCGACGAATTCGACCCAGAAAATCCACACGGTTCATTGCCCCAAACAGCACAAACACTGTTTGATAACGGTTTCAATGAAGGTAGTGAGGAGGTACTTCAAGAATTCGAAGAGCGAGATGAGCCAGTACATGGAAATGCTCCTCTTGATGTGGAAGAAACTGGGGAGGATTATATCGACCCAGATACTATCTACTACGCGTATGGCCAAGGTGAAGATGCAGTTGACATCTACCAAGATGCGTTTGATCCACTGATCGAAAACATCGAAGAGGAAACTGGACGTGATTGCGAATTTCTTACTTTAGACGACCCCACTGCGGTTGTGGAAGCAATGCGCGCCGAGCGATTGCACGTGAGTTCTGTAGGTGCAGGGACTACCCCATATATCGTGAATATCGGTGGGTCAGTTCCGTTCACCATGCTGGTGGACGAAGGAACGTTTGGCTACCGATTGTGGACGACCGCTGCCGTTGATAATGATAACTTCAGAAGTATTGACGATCTCGTAGGACAGGAAGTAGCTCATACTACTGAGACTTCAATGTCTGGAAATCTGGCTCCACGTGGGCTTCTTCCTGATGAGGAAGGAATAACTCCCGACGAGGATTATGAGGTGGTCTATTCGGACGGCCATGAAATGAGTCTTAGAGGAATAGAGGCCGGTGACTACGAGGTCGGACAAGTAGCGAGCAGTATCTTTGGAAACATGTATTCTGCTGGAGAAATTGATCCGGAGGACTTCCGGGTGATATGGATGAGTGATCCATTCCCTTCACTCCCTACCGGGTACCGTTACAATCTTGAGCCGGAAATAGTCGAAGGCATACAAGCAGCGCATTTTGATTATGACTATAGCGGGACATCGATTGAAGAAGAGCTAGGGGAACAGACATTCATTGAATTCGATTACGCGACACACCATCATCCTATCCTCCAAGTGCATGCCGAACTTGGTATCGAGTATGAGGTTGGAGATCTATAG